From one Suicoccus acidiformans genomic stretch:
- a CDS encoding FGGY-family carbohydrate kinase, translated as MSYYLVVDNGGTNIKVVLFDTKGQQIVSNSFPTPRVDFLPNQREVEMDGMWQLIATAIRELIIENAINPMTIKGLATVGHGKGVYVLGEHGSYLRNGILSTDNRAYQEADYFKGKATDLPLQPILATNAPVLLFWLKRNEPEIYKKIKYFFSAKDFVRYKLTGSYHTDYTDASSNNLLDIYKKDYDAQIFDFFEINELYEKRSPLVKSTDICGYVSAEAAALTGLAEGTPVIGGMFDIDASAIATNALSPKYISVTAGTWSINEYLAKEPVETEDFIMNSIFVDKEHYLIESSSATSAGNLDIIANLIFDNKVDIYEQIARLIEDTSPEKNDLIFLPFLYGSHSHSLAKGSFIGLDSSVERKDILRAVYEGVAFSHRFHLEKLLAKKNTETEGIRLAGGIVNSQQWIQILADVIQLPIEIVEANELGGLGGAISIAVGLGEFDTLQSAADEMSQIKERVLPNKSLKSVYDKKYDKYIKALNNLEDIW; from the coding sequence ATGAGTTATTATTTGGTAGTTGATAATGGCGGAACAAACATTAAGGTTGTCTTATTTGATACCAAAGGCCAACAGATTGTGTCCAATTCATTTCCTACACCAAGAGTAGACTTTTTGCCAAATCAAAGAGAAGTTGAAATGGATGGTATGTGGCAACTCATAGCCACGGCTATTCGAGAATTAATAATTGAAAATGCAATTAACCCTATGACAATTAAAGGATTAGCGACTGTCGGTCATGGAAAAGGTGTCTATGTTCTGGGTGAACATGGGTCCTACTTACGTAATGGAATCCTCTCTACGGATAATCGAGCTTATCAAGAAGCAGATTATTTTAAAGGAAAAGCTACTGATTTGCCGCTACAACCCATATTAGCGACCAATGCACCTGTTTTATTATTTTGGTTGAAACGGAATGAGCCAGAGATATACAAAAAAATTAAATATTTTTTTAGTGCAAAAGATTTTGTTCGTTACAAATTAACAGGTTCTTATCATACAGACTATACAGATGCTTCAAGTAATAATTTGCTTGATATATATAAGAAAGACTATGATGCCCAAATATTTGATTTCTTTGAGATAAATGAATTATACGAGAAACGATCTCCGTTAGTTAAATCCACAGATATTTGTGGATACGTATCAGCGGAAGCAGCTGCTTTGACAGGTTTAGCTGAAGGGACACCTGTTATTGGTGGGATGTTTGATATTGATGCAAGTGCAATTGCTACTAATGCATTATCACCAAAATATATTAGTGTTACGGCAGGGACGTGGAGTATCAATGAATATTTAGCAAAAGAACCTGTCGAAACAGAAGATTTTATTATGAATTCGATATTTGTTGACAAAGAACACTATCTTATTGAAAGTTCAAGTGCGACATCAGCGGGAAATTTAGATATCATTGCAAATCTGATATTTGATAATAAGGTAGATATTTATGAGCAAATTGCTAGACTTATAGAAGATACTTCACCGGAAAAGAATGATCTTATTTTCTTGCCTTTTCTATATGGAAGTCATTCACACTCCTTAGCTAAAGGTTCATTTATTGGATTGGATTCCTCAGTTGAACGAAAAGACATCCTAAGAGCCGTTTATGAAGGTGTAGCATTCTCGCATCGATTCCACTTGGAAAAATTGCTAGCTAAGAAAAATACTGAAACAGAAGGAATTAGATTAGCGGGAGGTATCGTGAATTCACAACAGTGGATTCAGATTCTTGCTGATGTTATTCAATTACCAATTGAAATCGTAGAGGCTAATGAGCTAGGTGGCTTAGGTGGTGCGATTTCTATTGCTGTAGGTTTAGGCGAATTTGACACGCTTCAGTCGGCGGCAGATGAAATGAGTCAAATAAAAGAAAGAGTATTACCTAATAAATCTCTTAAGAGTGTTTATGATAAGAAGTATGATAAATATATTAAAGCTCTCAATAATCTAGAAGATATTTGGTAA
- a CDS encoding PTS transporter subunit EIIB, with amino-acid sequence MDNSQIATQIVENIGKENIIDFTKCATRLRFKVKDESIINSALIEALDGVSGTTFLNNQFQVFVALGKIQKVFEEVKAIV; translated from the coding sequence ATGGATAATAGTCAGATTGCAACACAAATCGTTGAAAATATAGGAAAAGAAAATATTATAGACTTTACAAAATGCGCTACAAGGTTAAGATTCAAAGTTAAAGATGAATCGATTATTAATTCTGCTCTTATTGAGGCACTTGATGGAGTTTCTGGTACAACATTCCTGAATAATCAATTTCAGGTGTTTGTAGCATTAGGAAAAATCCAGAAAGTTTTCGAAGAAGTGAAAGCTATTGTGTAG